In a single window of the Vitis vinifera cultivar Pinot Noir 40024 chromosome 6, ASM3070453v1 genome:
- the LOC100260291 gene encoding peroxidase A2 has product MKMCSQVVGLLILGVFLLGGSPSYGQLSPTYYDDTCPNASSIVRGVIQEAFISDVRIGASLIRLHFHDCFVNGCDGSLLLDNTETIVSEKDAIPNANSTRGFEVVDSIKTALESSCQGIVSCADILAIAAEASVNMSGGPSWTVLLGRRDSRIANQSGANTALPNPRQNITTLKAVFEAVGLNTTTDLVALSGAHTFGRAACRFFSDRIYNFSGTESPDPSLNSSYLETLSALCPQDGDGTVLADLDPTTPDGFDKNYFSNLQENRGLLQSDQELFSTTGSDTIDIVNLFASNETAFFESFVESMIRMGNISPLTGTEGEIRLDCRKVNNDSSGSADVLVSSI; this is encoded by the exons ATGAAAATGTGTTCTCAGGTAGTAGGGCTGCTCATCCTTGGTGTGTTTCTGCTTGGGGGATCACCTTCCTATGGTCAGCTGAGCCCAACGTATTATGACGATACGTGCCCAAATGCATCAAGTATTGTACGTGGGGTAATCCAGGAGGCTTTTATTTCGGATGTTAGGATAGGCGCCAGCCTCATTAGGCTTCATTTCCATGACTGCTTCGTCAAT GGTTGTGATGGCTCGCTTTTGCTGGACAACACGGAAACCATAGTAAGCGAGAAAGATGCAATTCCAAATGCAAACTCAACGAGGGGCTTTGAGGTTGTTGACAGCATCAAGACCGCGCTGGAGAGCTCTTGCCAAGGCATCGTCTCCTGTGCTGATATTCTCGCCATTGCAGCTGAGGCATCAGTTAATATG TCAGGAGGTCCGTCGTGGACAGTTCTACTAGGAAGAAGGGATAGCAGAATAGCAAACCAATCTGGTGCCAATACCGCCCTTCCAAATCCCAGACAAAACATTACTACGCTCAAGGCTGTGTTTGAAGCAGTTGGCCTTAACACTACCACTGATTTGGTTGCACTATCTG GTGCTCACACATTTGGAAGGGCTGCATGCCGATTTTTCAGCGATCGTATATACAATTTCAGTGGCACAGAAAGTCCTGACCCGTCGCTGAACTCATCTTACTTAGAGACACTAAGCGCATTATGCCCTCAAGATGGGGATGGGACTGTCCTAGCTGACCTTGACCCTACGACACCAGATGGTTTTGACAAAAACTACTTTTCTAACCTTCAAGAGAACCGAGGCCTGCTGCAGAGTGATCAGGAGCTGTTTTCAACTACTGGGTCAGATACAATTGATATTGTTAATTTATTCGCCAGTAATGAAACTGCTTTCTTTGAGAGCTTTGTTGAATCCATGATAAGAATGGGGAATATCAGCCCATTAACAGGGACTGAAGGTGAGATCCGATTGGACTGCAGGAAGGTTAACAACGATTCATCAGGATCAGCTGATGTTTTGGTTAGCTCAATTTGA